Proteins found in one Parasteatoda tepidariorum isolate YZ-2023 chromosome 7, CAS_Ptep_4.0, whole genome shotgun sequence genomic segment:
- the LOC122268826 gene encoding mu-type opioid receptor-like yields the protein MKLTNLTEEFQNCSTDCINSTSDDLNHHGLIFRISACALIILIALAAFFGNLAVVIVSYREEKLRHQTGNFLIVVLSSIDVLTSIFVIFPSAATMAADFWPFGIINCRVSAMFNYVCACSSSHAASMISFDRAIAIFYPLKYQAIMTPKFMIGIVTWLLSNSVFLLMLVVFFVLCTVSYNYNEAVCAGDFSDYRNRFNVLIATTSCFIVPAIIVIISNVIIVKQIRNSSKVRPRQMISLESSEFNQIIKRRKDMEMRKSVYSMMTVIAVFFICYTPYALTKQGKAITDIDAPAWLKFVATIMMFISSATNPFIYGILRKDYRDGFKKFARLLREKFY from the coding sequence ATGAAACTTACAAATTTGACAGAAGAGTTCCAGAATTGTTCCACCGATTGCATTAATTCAACCTCGGACGACCTCAATCATCATGGACTTATATTCAGAATTTCAGCTTGTGCACTGATTATATTGATAGCTTTGGCAGCGTTTTTTGGTAATCTTGCTGTTGTAATTGTTTCATACAGGGAGGAAAAACTGCGTCATCAGACTGGTAATTTCCTTATTGTCGTCCTATCAAGCATTGACGTCCTGACttcaatatttgttatatttcctTCTGCTGCCACTATGGCTGCGGATTTCTGGCCTTTTGGCATAATTAATTGCCGAGTAAGTGCTATGTTCAATTATGTGTGTGCCTGTTCATCATCACATGCTGCTTCAATGATAAGTTTTGACAGAGCAATAGCCATTTTCTATCCTCTAAAATACCAAGCTATTATGACTCCAAAATTTATGATTGGCATTGTTACCTGGTTATTAAGTAATAGtgtatttttattgatgctTGTTGTGTTTTTTGTGTTATGCACAGTCTCGTATAATTACAATGAGGCTGTGTGTGCAGGTGATTTTTCAGATTACAGAAATCGATTTAACGTGTTAATTGCAACTACTTCCTGCTTCATTGTACCAgctattatagttattatttccAATGTAATCATCGTGAAACAAATTAGAAACTCCTCTAAGGTGAGACCACGGCAAATGATATCTCTTGAATCTTCggaatttaatcaaattattaaaagaagaaaagacaTGGAAATGCGCAAATCAGTATATAGTATGATGACTGTAATTGCAGTTTTCTTTATATGCTACACTCCATACGCTTTAACCAAGCAGGGAAAGGCTATCACTGATATAGATGCACCAGCCTGGTTGAAATTCGTAGCTACAATAATGATGTTTATTTCCTCGGCCACAAATCCATTTATTTACGGAATTTTACGTAAAGATTATCGTGatggttttaagaaatttgcCCGATTATTAAgggaaaaattctattaa